One region of Desulfomicrobium macestii genomic DNA includes:
- a CDS encoding XRE family transcriptional regulator — MKLALSGWGEVLPMYLPEWVVTLAEACDRSSMRTVAASLGVSPALVSLAIRNAHHARLDFIQARVEAVLGGVECPVLGHISAERCRQNQDQPFSSINPLSVRLFRACRGECPHGGKK; from the coding sequence ATGAAATTGGCCCTTTCGGGCTGGGGCGAAGTCCTGCCCATGTACCTGCCGGAGTGGGTGGTGACGCTTGCCGAGGCCTGCGACAGGTCCAGCATGCGCACCGTAGCCGCCTCCCTGGGCGTCTCCCCGGCCCTGGTGTCGCTGGCAATTCGCAACGCCCACCACGCCCGCCTGGACTTCATCCAGGCCCGCGTGGAGGCAGTCCTGGGCGGCGTTGAATGCCCCGTCCTTGGCCACATCAGCGCCGAGCGCTGTCGTCAAAATCAAGATCAACCTTTTTCATCTATCAACCCGCTCTCGGTCAGGCTGTTCCGGGCCTGCCGTGGCGAATGCCCCCACGGAGGGAAAAAATAA
- a CDS encoding DUF3164 family protein — MEGYKKNAAGHLVPLEQIQPIDLARDELVVEKAEKIKAAQEMIRKLKAEIMGDIEAFVSLAAQKYDAQVGGQKGNVTLMSFDGRYKLRRQISENLSFDERLQAAKALIDECIREWTKGSRTELQALINDAFQVDREGKINTGRILGLRRLNIDDDRWLRAMEAISDSLQVTGTTAYFRLYERVAGDRYTAVPLDMAAV, encoded by the coding sequence ATGGAAGGCTACAAGAAGAACGCTGCCGGGCACCTGGTACCCTTGGAGCAGATCCAGCCCATCGACCTGGCTCGGGATGAGCTGGTCGTAGAGAAGGCGGAGAAGATCAAAGCCGCACAGGAGATGATACGCAAGCTCAAGGCGGAGATCATGGGCGACATTGAGGCTTTCGTGTCCTTGGCTGCTCAAAAGTACGACGCCCAGGTGGGCGGGCAGAAAGGCAATGTGACGCTGATGAGCTTTGACGGCCGCTACAAGCTCCGTCGCCAGATCAGCGAAAACCTGTCTTTTGACGAACGGCTGCAGGCGGCCAAGGCCCTGATCGACGAATGCATCCGGGAGTGGACCAAGGGCAGCCGCACAGAGCTGCAGGCGCTCATAAATGACGCCTTCCAGGTCGACCGAGAAGGGAAGATCAATACGGGCCGTATCTTGGGATTGCGCCGCTTGAACATCGACGACGACCGCTGGCTGAGGGCCATGGAGGCCATCTCCGACAGCCTCCAGGTGACGGGCACCACGGCCTACTTCAGGTTGTACGAGCGCGTCGCAGGGGACCGTTACACGGCCGTTCCACTGGATATGGCCGCGGTCTAG
- a CDS encoding regulatory protein GemA produces the protein MTVLSIFTGKPVDPATLAKAPARKQDPAKVAPRKRGGLQRENQKAMLAKVHIAKQRLGLDDEIYRGILSERFGVDSSKDLEMTGLNDLLLHLQRLGFQPTPRRKSADPYDVDAQIRKIEALLSEKGRVEGTDVPWGYAMAILKRQTGGKVKSFEDASALELRGVIVALIRDAHKHGRRVQ, from the coding sequence ATGACCGTTCTATCGATTTTCACCGGAAAGCCCGTGGACCCGGCGACGCTGGCCAAGGCCCCGGCCCGTAAACAGGACCCGGCCAAGGTCGCGCCCCGTAAACGCGGCGGGCTACAGCGCGAGAACCAAAAGGCGATGCTGGCCAAGGTGCATATCGCCAAGCAGCGCCTGGGGCTGGATGATGAGATCTACAGGGGTATCCTGTCGGAGCGCTTCGGCGTGGATTCGAGCAAGGATCTGGAAATGACCGGCCTGAACGATCTGCTTCTGCACCTTCAGCGCCTGGGCTTCCAGCCTACGCCGCGCCGCAAAAGCGCAGATCCCTATGACGTTGATGCGCAGATCCGCAAGATCGAGGCGCTGCTGTCAGAGAAGGGCCGCGTCGAAGGCACGGACGTCCCCTGGGGCTACGCCATGGCCATCTTGAAGCGTCAGACCGGCGGCAAGGTGAAGAGCTTTGAGGATGCTTCTGCCCTGGAGCTGCGCGGCGTGATCGTGGCCCTGATCCGGGACGCCCACAAGCACGGGCGGAGGGTGCAGTAA
- a CDS encoding helix-turn-helix domain-containing protein translates to MWVSYPELVSILGDDMALVLTRGKGGIKFYVPRQASPDHWLAKLVGVDGMEALCVSYPGEDIVVPNGRREHCKAKVLQLLAEGLTKAEIAEQCGVTDRYVYIVSSATAGARQLPLPIRSKDPLVDHPETK, encoded by the coding sequence ATGTGGGTCAGCTATCCCGAGCTCGTGAGTATTCTCGGTGACGACATGGCCCTGGTGCTGACCAGGGGCAAGGGCGGCATCAAGTTTTATGTCCCTCGCCAGGCGAGCCCGGACCACTGGCTGGCCAAGCTGGTCGGCGTGGACGGGATGGAGGCGCTTTGCGTGTCCTATCCTGGGGAAGATATCGTGGTCCCGAACGGCCGCCGCGAACACTGCAAGGCCAAGGTGCTGCAGCTGCTTGCCGAAGGGCTGACAAAGGCCGAGATAGCGGAACAATGCGGCGTTACGGACCGGTACGTGTACATCGTTTCCAGTGCGACGGCGGGGGCAAGGCAGTTGCCCTTGCCGATCAGATCGAAGGACCCTCTTGTCGATCACCCTGAAACGAAGTAA
- a CDS encoding putative holin has protein sequence MFKNALNFFRDLVAQGIGRIRDKALGIVQGSLLPLVTKSLDGLLSTTRFQIVYCLIAIVALCGVVWLYSPQQLPVVLYKLLLAPLGGVVGGCVWLALVPIANPSRYLATDWREDPDADVKGGADFEIADGYERIFSVCVVCLALAFTIGMLAVGLGL, from the coding sequence ATGTTCAAGAATGCATTGAATTTTTTCCGGGATCTTGTGGCCCAGGGCATCGGCAGGATCAGGGACAAGGCCCTGGGCATTGTCCAGGGCTCTCTATTGCCGCTTGTGACCAAGAGCCTGGATGGCCTTTTGAGCACAACCAGGTTCCAGATCGTGTACTGCCTGATCGCTATCGTGGCCCTGTGTGGCGTGGTGTGGCTGTATAGCCCGCAGCAGCTCCCGGTGGTGCTCTACAAGCTTTTGCTGGCCCCGCTTGGTGGCGTCGTCGGCGGGTGCGTCTGGCTGGCCCTGGTGCCCATTGCGAACCCCTCGCGCTACCTGGCGACGGACTGGCGCGAGGATCCGGACGCGGACGTCAAGGGCGGAGCGGACTTTGAGATTGCCGACGGCTATGAGCGGATTTTCAGCGTGTGCGTGGTCTGCCTGGCCCTGGCCTTCACTATCGGCATGCTGGCCGTGGGGCTTGGGCTATGA
- a CDS encoding transglycosylase SLT domain-containing protein, whose amino-acid sequence MRPNWGLMAVLAFCALFWWGVWEAVASPLIPAQAKQHRALLIREARAQWGLDAPVATFAGQIHQESRWNERAVSPVGAQGLAQFMPTTSRWLPEVAPQTGQPMPFSASWSIRAMIVYDKWIWNRVLAASDCDRWAFTLSAYNGGLGWVQRDQRLAASRRANPLSWNDVTRFNSGRSAANFKENRGYPERILNRWGPLYQAAGWGRGGCDAR is encoded by the coding sequence ATGAGGCCGAATTGGGGCCTGATGGCCGTCTTGGCCTTTTGCGCGCTCTTCTGGTGGGGGGTCTGGGAGGCCGTGGCCTCCCCTCTCATTCCCGCCCAGGCCAAACAGCACCGCGCCCTCCTCATTCGCGAGGCGAGGGCTCAGTGGGGGCTTGACGCCCCGGTAGCCACGTTCGCGGGCCAAATCCACCAAGAGTCCAGATGGAACGAGCGGGCCGTGTCGCCAGTGGGCGCGCAGGGCCTGGCTCAATTCATGCCTACTACATCGCGCTGGCTGCCCGAGGTCGCGCCGCAGACAGGGCAGCCTATGCCGTTCTCTGCCTCGTGGTCCATCAGGGCCATGATTGTTTACGACAAGTGGATCTGGAACAGGGTCCTGGCCGCCTCGGACTGTGACCGATGGGCGTTTACGCTTTCGGCATACAACGGGGGGCTGGGGTGGGTGCAGCGGGACCAACGCCTGGCCGCGTCCAGGAGGGCGAATCCGCTAAGCTGGAACGATGTTACCCGGTTCAACTCCGGGCGTTCCGCCGCGAATTTCAAAGAAAACAGGGGCTACCCAGAGCGGATCCTGAACCGCTGGGGGCCCCTTTACCAAGCCGCCGGTTGGGGGCGTGGGGGCTGTGATGCTCGGTAG
- a CDS encoding TraR/DksA C4-type zinc finger protein, which translates to MDEIDAAQKAERLFREGALASMRRPKAAARESLTHCVDCGEEIPEKRRLAIQGCRRCRECQEEFDKEAPW; encoded by the coding sequence GTGGACGAAATTGACGCGGCCCAAAAGGCCGAGCGCCTATTCCGGGAAGGGGCGCTCGCGAGCATGAGGCGGCCGAAGGCAGCCGCCCGGGAGAGCCTGACCCACTGCGTGGATTGCGGGGAAGAGATCCCGGAGAAGAGGCGCCTGGCTATCCAGGGGTGCCGCCGCTGCCGGGAATGCCAGGAAGAATTTGATAAGGAGGCACCTTGGTGA
- a CDS encoding DUF2730 family protein produces the protein MIDSILSWAPLVLSVVQLLLAWVLWSMRQEFVRRVDCGRERDGMAKCHIDLAHRVAAAEADIGNMPRPAAWSKMQVAMEEVRGSNKVLLAKLEGQSEILKRIEHPVQLLMEHHLKGDK, from the coding sequence GTGATCGATTCAATTTTAAGTTGGGCCCCGCTCGTTTTGTCGGTTGTGCAGCTGCTCCTGGCCTGGGTGCTCTGGAGTATGCGCCAAGAGTTTGTCCGGCGTGTCGACTGTGGAAGGGAGCGGGACGGTATGGCGAAATGCCACATAGACTTGGCGCACAGGGTTGCGGCAGCTGAGGCGGACATTGGGAATATGCCCAGGCCTGCAGCATGGTCAAAAATGCAAGTGGCCATGGAAGAGGTTCGGGGCTCGAATAAAGTGCTACTCGCAAAACTTGAAGGTCAGAGCGAGATACTAAAGCGCATTGAGCATCCTGTGCAATTATTGATGGAGCACCATCTGAAGGGGGACAAGTGA
- a CDS encoding VpaChn25_0724 family phage protein, with translation MSFKNLITEDRRLVILRFLSEDPAYRLNTSVLRAALDAYGHSVSRDQVDTEVWWLVEQGLVETESVGPVLVVTLTARGLDVAQGRVAVPGVKRPGPRS, from the coding sequence GTGAGCTTCAAGAATTTGATCACAGAGGATCGCCGCCTGGTCATTCTCCGTTTTCTGTCTGAGGATCCAGCATACCGGCTGAACACTTCTGTTTTGCGGGCCGCGCTTGATGCCTACGGGCATAGTGTGAGTCGCGACCAAGTGGACACAGAGGTGTGGTGGCTTGTGGAACAAGGTTTGGTGGAAACCGAGTCTGTCGGGCCGGTTCTGGTGGTAACATTAACCGCGCGAGGGCTTGACGTGGCTCAGGGCCGCGTTGCTGTGCCCGGCGTCAAGCGTCCCGGACCGAGGTCTTGA
- a CDS encoding DUF3486 family protein, with protein sequence MPRVSTVKRLPPEIREEIHRLLESGQTLDSIVEHLRSMGVSEVSRSALGRYKQNFERIVERVRRSREIADALVRRFGNADESKSMRANIEMMHGIVSEMLMQIGDVEDGQDGGKAVLLEPKAAHDLAKALDHLARARKFDQEAIIKIRAEVAKEAEEKLDKAVTKAAGQAQRESLSPAQILERVKAIYRGEA encoded by the coding sequence ATGCCAAGAGTATCAACAGTGAAGAGGCTCCCTCCTGAGATCCGCGAAGAGATTCATCGCCTGCTGGAATCCGGGCAAACACTGGACTCGATTGTTGAGCACTTGCGCTCGATGGGCGTGAGCGAGGTCAGTAGAAGCGCGCTTGGCCGGTACAAACAGAACTTTGAGCGCATTGTGGAGCGGGTCCGGCGGTCCAGGGAAATCGCCGATGCGCTGGTCCGGCGCTTTGGCAACGCGGATGAGAGCAAGAGCATGCGGGCGAATATCGAGATGATGCACGGCATCGTCTCGGAAATGCTCATGCAGATCGGAGACGTGGAGGATGGACAGGACGGCGGGAAGGCGGTGCTCTTGGAGCCGAAGGCGGCCCATGACCTGGCCAAGGCCCTAGATCACTTGGCGCGGGCGCGGAAGTTTGACCAGGAAGCGATTATCAAGATCCGCGCGGAAGTCGCCAAGGAAGCCGAAGAGAAGCTGGATAAGGCCGTGACCAAGGCCGCCGGGCAGGCGCAGCGAGAAAGCCTGTCCCCGGCTCAAATACTTGAGCGGGTCAAGGCCATTTACAGAGGCGAGGCGTAA
- a CDS encoding phage terminase large subunit family protein — translation MSSGVLYPFQRRWVDDDSRFKIGMFARQTGKTFSTTLEIAEDILAHDVLGKRTRWVILSRGERQAKEAMDEGLKLPLRAMGSVFESIECDSGYRYEDGSSIKALEVALKHGSRVTALPANPDTARGFSANVFLDEFAFHKDSRAIWKALFPVISKPGLKLRIVSTPNGKGNKFFELMTGKTDHWSRHIVDIHQAVAEGLDRNIQELRDGCADEDTWSQEFELQWVDEASAWLPYELITSCEHERAGSPDAYSGGSCFVGVDIGARKDRFVIWVLEPVGDVLWTREVVVRRGITFAEQDRLLDDVFSRYNVIRCCMDQTGMGEKPVEDAQARHGRLRVEGVLFTTPNKLTMATQGKEAFEDRRIRIPLGDKEIRADLHKLKRVVSPTGAPRFVAESDADGHADRTWACFLAVNAAGKKTGLQVWEALAHG, via the coding sequence ATGAGCTCGGGCGTCCTCTATCCCTTCCAGCGTCGGTGGGTTGACGACGATTCACGGTTCAAGATCGGCATGTTCGCCCGGCAGACTGGAAAGACGTTCTCCACCACCCTGGAAATAGCCGAAGACATCCTTGCGCATGACGTGCTTGGCAAACGCACCAGGTGGGTGATTCTGTCCCGAGGCGAACGGCAGGCGAAAGAGGCCATGGACGAAGGCCTGAAGCTTCCTTTAAGGGCGATGGGCTCTGTTTTTGAGAGCATCGAATGTGATTCGGGCTATCGCTATGAGGACGGATCGAGCATCAAAGCCCTGGAGGTGGCTCTGAAGCACGGGTCCAGGGTGACGGCATTGCCTGCCAACCCGGACACGGCGCGAGGGTTTTCGGCGAATGTGTTCCTTGACGAATTCGCGTTCCACAAAGACAGCCGGGCCATTTGGAAGGCCCTTTTTCCGGTGATCTCAAAGCCGGGGCTGAAGCTGAGGATAGTTTCAACGCCGAACGGGAAAGGGAACAAGTTTTTCGAGCTTATGACGGGGAAGACGGACCATTGGAGTCGGCACATTGTAGACATCCACCAGGCCGTGGCTGAGGGGCTTGATCGCAATATCCAGGAATTGCGCGATGGATGCGCCGATGAAGACACTTGGAGCCAAGAATTTGAATTGCAGTGGGTTGACGAGGCGAGCGCCTGGCTTCCGTATGAACTGATAACTTCCTGCGAGCATGAGCGCGCCGGGTCTCCAGATGCGTATTCCGGGGGCTCTTGTTTTGTGGGGGTGGACATCGGGGCGCGAAAAGACCGCTTCGTTATCTGGGTCCTGGAGCCTGTCGGGGACGTCCTGTGGACAAGGGAGGTCGTTGTTCGTCGCGGGATCACGTTCGCAGAGCAAGATCGTTTACTTGACGATGTTTTTTCTCGCTACAATGTGATTCGCTGTTGCATGGACCAGACGGGCATGGGCGAAAAGCCAGTTGAAGATGCGCAGGCTCGCCATGGACGTCTGCGAGTCGAGGGGGTTCTGTTTACGACCCCGAACAAGCTGACCATGGCCACCCAGGGCAAAGAAGCTTTTGAAGATCGGCGCATTCGCATCCCTCTGGGGGACAAGGAGATCAGGGCCGACCTGCATAAGTTGAAGCGGGTCGTGTCGCCAACGGGGGCACCGCGCTTTGTTGCGGAATCCGACGCTGACGGTCACGCCGATAGAACATGGGCGTGCTTTTTGGCGGTAAACGCCGCCGGCAAAAAGACCGGCTTACAAGTGTGGGAGGCTTTGGCACATGGGTAG
- a CDS encoding DUF1073 domain-containing protein encodes MGRRRDHKPGGKKFTADGFDNFTGRLGMGQDNLLAASGYSPGRYATRSRIELDDMYRSSWVVGRMIDVVAEDMISGGVEIRSQMDPGDKEELLRQMRRTGVQARLTDAIKWAGLYGGAIAVILIDGEDLSTPLDVSAVVKGAFRGLYVLDRHQVTPLDEGITELGPMLGYPVGYRVHAQALRGQTIHHSRAIRFVGVELPDEARRSEQYWGGSMVDRAYDRILALDSATHGAANMLYRSFLRVIGVDGLRDILAAGGQAEAALLKMFTMVRQMQSNEGITLLDKNDTFTTHGWTFAGIYDALQAFSEQISGATGIPLVRLLGQSSKGFSTGESDLRTYYDTISTKQEDDLHAPMEALFAILSQSIWGKPLPDGFDFVFRSLYRPTEMERSQIATADAQAVSALYAGGVITRAHALSELRDSSRTSGRFEGITDQDIEEAKKEDSVPPLPEGRLPEELAGGWPGAGQ; translated from the coding sequence ATGGGTAGACGACGGGACCACAAGCCGGGCGGGAAGAAGTTCACCGCAGACGGTTTCGACAATTTCACGGGACGTCTGGGCATGGGGCAGGACAACCTGTTGGCCGCAAGCGGATACTCCCCAGGGCGCTATGCGACCAGGAGCCGGATCGAGCTTGACGACATGTACCGCAGCAGCTGGGTCGTGGGCCGCATGATCGACGTTGTGGCCGAGGACATGATCAGCGGCGGCGTGGAGATCCGCTCCCAGATGGACCCGGGAGACAAGGAAGAACTTCTGCGACAGATGCGCAGGACCGGGGTTCAGGCCAGGCTGACGGACGCCATCAAATGGGCCGGACTCTATGGCGGGGCCATCGCCGTGATCTTGATCGATGGTGAAGATCTATCGACCCCCCTGGACGTCTCTGCGGTGGTCAAGGGGGCATTCCGTGGGCTTTACGTGCTGGACCGGCACCAAGTCACGCCCCTGGACGAAGGAATTACCGAGCTGGGGCCGATGCTGGGGTATCCTGTCGGGTACCGGGTGCATGCTCAGGCGCTGCGTGGGCAGACGATCCACCATAGCCGGGCCATTCGGTTCGTGGGCGTGGAGCTCCCGGACGAAGCGCGCCGCTCTGAGCAGTATTGGGGCGGAAGCATGGTCGACCGCGCCTATGACCGGATCCTTGCCTTGGACAGCGCCACCCATGGGGCTGCGAATATGCTGTATCGCTCGTTTCTGCGAGTGATCGGCGTGGATGGATTGCGCGACATACTAGCTGCGGGGGGGCAGGCCGAGGCTGCACTTCTCAAGATGTTTACGATGGTGCGCCAAATGCAGTCCAACGAGGGGATCACGCTGCTGGACAAGAACGATACGTTTACGACCCACGGCTGGACGTTCGCGGGCATCTACGACGCCCTGCAGGCCTTTTCGGAGCAGATCTCCGGGGCCACGGGCATCCCCCTGGTGCGGCTCTTGGGGCAATCTTCCAAGGGATTCAGCACTGGTGAATCCGACCTTAGAACCTATTACGACACGATCAGCACCAAGCAGGAAGACGACCTGCACGCGCCGATGGAGGCGCTCTTTGCCATCTTGTCGCAATCGATATGGGGCAAGCCCCTGCCTGATGGCTTCGACTTTGTTTTCCGGTCCTTGTACCGCCCGACGGAAATGGAACGCTCGCAAATCGCCACGGCAGACGCGCAAGCTGTTTCGGCGCTCTACGCCGGCGGCGTCATCACCCGCGCCCATGCCTTGTCCGAGCTGCGGGATTCCAGCCGGACTTCCGGCAGATTCGAAGGCATCACGGACCAGGACATCGAAGAGGCCAAGAAAGAAGACTCAGTGCCGCCGCTGCCTGAAGGGCGGCTTCCTGAAGAGCTTGCCGGAGGGTGGCCTGGTGCCGGGCAGTAA
- a CDS encoding phage head morphogenesis protein, with protein sequence MPGSKWDRPIQGRSWGWGDADNSSSFAPSKVATKRYARQLTAVASKIAEVARRDPQKAEQALREYAEVIDPWARQAAASMVTGVRRKNDQAWRSLAGRMGLDVRTLLSSGEVGDAVRERIEENASLIRSMVIGAADQVGGIVRENMAAGSRAEDLAKRIERAGEVNQSRALTIARTEVSKAGTALTTARARSVGSTGYIWRTTRDGDTRESHRAMEGKFVEWDNPPTIDRMTGHAGEFPNCRCYPEPVIPRETGGVYASPMPTQETEMETGTKSALSQWEKQSTSHVIPHVPEAPLVNVERAKFDRRKLAAYSLDPEAADPRGRAKAVLFKKLLGADPSHADLIESQIMSLAPHLPAKRGKADEHGERFEILTPVTGPNGTTVDVLSAWIYDRDKSGRNISTVPRLTSCYIPKKRSAT encoded by the coding sequence GTGCCGGGCAGTAAGTGGGATCGCCCGATCCAGGGGCGGTCATGGGGATGGGGCGACGCTGACAATTCGTCGTCTTTTGCGCCGTCCAAGGTGGCTACGAAGCGCTATGCCCGGCAGCTGACCGCTGTCGCGTCCAAGATTGCCGAGGTGGCCCGCCGGGATCCTCAGAAGGCTGAGCAGGCGCTGCGCGAATATGCCGAGGTGATCGACCCGTGGGCCAGGCAGGCGGCGGCCAGCATGGTGACGGGCGTGCGCCGCAAGAATGACCAGGCGTGGCGCTCCCTGGCTGGGCGTATGGGGCTGGATGTGCGCACCCTGCTGTCTTCGGGAGAGGTGGGTGATGCCGTCCGTGAGCGCATCGAGGAGAACGCCAGCCTGATCCGCTCCATGGTCATCGGCGCGGCCGACCAGGTGGGCGGCATTGTGCGCGAGAACATGGCGGCCGGGTCCAGGGCTGAGGATCTGGCCAAGCGCATCGAGCGCGCGGGCGAAGTCAATCAGTCGCGAGCCTTGACCATCGCCAGGACGGAAGTCAGCAAGGCCGGAACCGCCTTGACCACGGCCCGCGCCCGGTCCGTTGGCTCGACAGGGTACATTTGGCGGACGACCAGGGACGGGGACACACGCGAGAGCCACCGGGCCATGGAAGGCAAGTTCGTGGAGTGGGACAACCCGCCCACGATCGACAGGATGACGGGCCATGCGGGAGAGTTTCCGAATTGCCGGTGCTATCCTGAGCCGGTTATCCCGAGGGAAACGGGCGGCGTTTACGCGTCGCCGATGCCCACACAGGAAACAGAGATGGAGACAGGGACAAAGTCCGCTCTGTCGCAATGGGAAAAGCAGTCCACAAGCCACGTCATCCCGCACGTGCCAGAGGCCCCTCTGGTCAACGTGGAGCGGGCCAAGTTCGACCGGCGCAAGCTGGCGGCGTATTCCCTGGATCCTGAGGCGGCGGACCCGCGCGGACGGGCCAAGGCTGTTTTGTTCAAGAAGCTGCTCGGGGCTGATCCGAGCCATGCGGATCTGATCGAGAGCCAGATCATGTCCTTGGCCCCGCACCTCCCGGCCAAGCGAGGGAAGGCCGATGAGCATGGGGAGCGCTTTGAAATACTGACGCCGGTTACGGGTCCAAACGGAACGACCGTTGACGTGCTCAGCGCCTGGATTTACGACAGGGACAAATCGGGCCGGAACATTTCGACCGTCCCGCGCCTGACAAGCTGCTACATTCCGAAGAAGAGGAGCGCGACATGA